Proteins from a genomic interval of Xylocopa sonorina isolate GNS202 chromosome 6, iyXylSono1_principal, whole genome shotgun sequence:
- the LOC143424765 gene encoding uncharacterized protein LOC143424765: protein MKFLVFVLAVVPIYATGDALGDLLGQEFQFANIDHVRERRQAGNYRTVNQAPAQIQQLLHAQNYRSPLVPVPAQPIPKLGPSQPIQPQQVSQTQVSQYRPQVQFASGVQQPDYRGIPANGGGYKKPILPQQPQYRPLPQGNYNSAQQPQYSSKLPPHIQHLLQYQSSLGNAIPRKA, encoded by the exons GTTTTTGTATTAGCCGTGGTGCCCATTTATGCCACTGGCGATGCGCTTGGAGACCTCCTGGGACAAGAATTTCAATTCGCAAACATTG ATCACGTTCGCGAGAGAAGACAGGCTGGCAATTATCGCACGGTAAACCAAGCGCCTGCCCAAATACAGCAACTCCTGCACGCGCAGAACTATCGTTCACCCCTGGTACCGGTTCCGGCGCAACCAATCCCGAAACTGGGACCATCTCAGCCGATCCAGCCTCAGCAAGTGTCGCAGACGCAGGTCTCGCAGTACAGACCGCAAGTGCAATTCGCATCCGGGGTCCAGCAACCGGATTACAGGGGAATTCCTGCGAACGGAGGAGGATACAAGAAACCAATCCTCCCGCAACAACCCCAATACCGCCCCCTGCCTCAAGGGAATTACAACTCCGCGCAGCAACCCCAATACTCGTCGAAATTGCCGCCTCACATCCAACACTTGCTGCAGTACCAAAGCAGCCTGGGTAACGCCATACCTCGAAAAGCGTAA